In one Desulfonatronum thiosulfatophilum genomic region, the following are encoded:
- a CDS encoding DMT family transporter, whose protein sequence is MIVLNETKVGYAYVLLAATLWGLIGPFAKLAFQEGVTPLEVAFWRATLGAFFFGLHVLVIGKWRVKGHDVPAFVFFGLICVGLFYGAFQKAVDLGGASMAAVLLYTAPAWVALLARLFLGEQLGNLKLFALAATLLGVLGVSLGPDGIKALHNGSWNQAAIGYGLLSGLTYALYYIFGKRYLEGYSAATVMVYALPIGAIALYPWVEFQDKTATAWYALVVLAFVSTYGAFLAYSAGLRRLEATRASVVATFEPVVAAFVAYIWWDERLGPLGLTGSVLIITAVLVMVWSKSVPRRRKSC, encoded by the coding sequence ATGATTGTTCTTAATGAAACAAAAGTAGGATACGCCTATGTGCTTTTGGCTGCAACCCTCTGGGGGTTGATTGGGCCGTTTGCCAAGCTGGCGTTTCAGGAAGGAGTGACGCCTTTGGAGGTTGCTTTTTGGCGAGCCACTCTCGGAGCTTTTTTTTTCGGCCTCCATGTTTTGGTGATCGGTAAATGGCGGGTGAAAGGACATGATGTTCCTGCCTTCGTATTTTTTGGATTGATTTGTGTTGGGCTGTTTTACGGCGCCTTTCAAAAGGCGGTTGATCTTGGCGGAGCTTCCATGGCTGCTGTTCTTCTCTATACAGCGCCGGCCTGGGTTGCCCTTTTGGCCAGATTGTTTCTTGGTGAGCAACTAGGAAACCTAAAGCTTTTCGCCCTGGCCGCAACTCTGCTGGGGGTGCTGGGGGTCAGCCTCGGGCCGGACGGGATCAAGGCTCTTCATAACGGCTCATGGAATCAAGCCGCCATCGGGTATGGTCTGCTTTCCGGCTTGACCTACGCCCTGTATTATATCTTCGGGAAGCGCTATCTTGAAGGATATTCGGCCGCCACGGTCATGGTTTACGCATTGCCCATCGGGGCTATTGCCCTATATCCGTGGGTAGAGTTCCAGGATAAAACGGCAACAGCATGGTATGCTCTCGTTGTATTAGCTTTCGTTTCCACCTATGGAGCATTTCTTGCGTACAGCGCCGGCTTGCGCCGCCTTGAGGCTACCCGGGCCTCGGTTGTCGCAACCTTTGAACCAGTGGTTGCCGCGTTCGTCGCCTACATCTGGTGGGACGAACGGCTGGGCCCGTTGGGGCTAACCGGATCGGTTCTGATCATCACGGCGGTCTTGGTCATGGTCTGGTCCAAGAGTGTCCCAAGACGCAGGAAATCTTGTTGA